The window caacctctgcctcccgggttcaagtgattctcctgcctcagcctcccgagtagctgggattactgggatgcgccaccaagcctggctaattttgtattgttagtagagatgggatttctccatgttggtcaggctggtcttgaactcctgacctcaggtgatctgcctgcctcggcctcccaaagtgctgggattacaggtgtgagccactgcacccggcctcacctACTCTACTTTTAAGATTCCACTCCAAATTTTCTGTCACCATCTAGAGAGATTTGACCACTCCCTCCGATGTGCCTATATACTGTTCCTGCTACATAATTGTATCCAGCACTTGTAACACTTTATTGCACTTGTGTATTTACATATCCGCTCTTCCCCTTATAAACCTCAAGCTTCAGGAAGACAGGACCTTTGAATAATTGACACTTATATCCAGAGTATCCAGTACAGTGCTTATCACAAggaggcacttaataaatattgaacTCAGATGAGAGCACCTcctggaaagcaaaaaaaaaaagaaaaagaaaaagaaaataaacattgaatgaatgaatggatactaaaagaaaacaaagcagtgGACCAACCCAATAAGACACTTGATAAAATCTCATCAATTTACTTCAAAATGAGGAACAGGCCAAAATGGATAGTGAAAAATATGAATGATCTGTAACTCTAAGGTCAATATAATTCTGTTACTTTGTGATCTTATATAGATCTCTATTTATGTACCACTAACTGTGCTGCTTTATGTTGTTTACATATCTGTTTCCCCCTATTAGTCTGAAAGCTTCATGACCCTGTCTAATTTACCTCTGTATCACTGATGCAAAACCCATAATAGGtgtacaataaatatttcttgaatcaaAATTAAGGaatgaggccgggcgcaatggctcacacctgtaattccacactttgggaggccgaggtgggtggatcacctgaggtcaggagtttgagacaagcctggccaacatggcaaaaccccatctctactaaaaataccaaaaaaaaaaaaaaaaaaaaaaaatcagccaggcgtggtagtgcacgcctgtaaacccagctatgcaggaggctgaggcaggagaattgcttgaacccgggaggcggaggttgcagtgaaccaagattccaccactgcattccagcctgggcaacagagtgagactccatctcaaaagaataaaaaataaaataaaataaaataaaaattaaggaatGAAGCTAGCCAAAGTAGCTTCTTATAAAGGTTTGGGGATTTATCTCAATGAAATGAGAATGATTTTGTCttactatattttaaagatatataaagGGCTGAcatttgcatacatttttatttttctattttctcagcaAACACTTTCATTTTTATAGGTTCTACAAATATAAACTCCAGCTTCACTCTTTTCTGAAATATAACAGATTCCAATTTAGGGAAGTTCAAATTAGTGAATCTTTACCATACCGTGCCTTaccttgtttcattttgcttagtATTCATATGCATCTGGGTTTTGACAAAGCAGGCACTAGAAAATATGGATGTGACTAACATGTACCAGTTTTTATGGGcctagtgaatttttaaaaaattcttatttatttatttatttatttatttattttgagatggagtcttgctctgttgaccaggctggagcgcagtggcatgatcttggctcactgcaacctctgcctcccaggttcaagtgattctcctgcctcagcctcccgagtagctgggattacaggtatgccccaccacacccggctaatttttgtatttttagtagagatggggtttcatcatgttggccaggctgtctccaattcccggcctcaggtgatctgcccgcctcggcctcccaaagtgctgagattacaggtgtgagccactgtgcctggcctcttagtttaattacatataattaagatataaaaaattatatataatgggACACCAGTGGCTGGTGTGAAaggggaatggagggagggaaggaggactCTGCTTGTGTTTTCTTCATTCTAATGTTAAAATCATGGTTAATGCAGTAATTTCCTTACAATATTCCCACTCTAGAAACGTGCTTACAAGAGCTATGTTCGAGCCCTCCCTCTGCTGAAGAAAATGGGGATCAATTCCATTCTCCTCCGAAAAAGCATTGGTGCCCTTGAAGTGGCCTGTGGCATCGTCATGACCCTTGTGCCCGGGCGTCCCAAAGATGTGGCCAACTTCTTCCTACTCTTGCTGGTGTTGGCTGTGCTCTTCTTCCACCAGCTGGTCGGTGATCCTCTCAAACGCTACGCCCATGCTCTGGTATTTGGAATCCTGCTCACCTGCCGCCTGCTGATTGCTCGCAAGCCTGAAGACCGGTCTTCTGAGAAGAAGCCTTTGCCAGGAAATGCTGAGGAGCAACCCTCCTTATATGAGAAGGCCCCTCAGGGCAAAGTGAAGGTGTCATAGAAAAATGGAAGTGCAAAGAGTGGACCTTCCAGGCAGTTGCGTCCAAGACACCAGGAAGATGTCAGTGTGTGtttttcatttgatttatttatcttGGGGAAAGTGAAAAATGTAATCTGCAAGTTAATGACCCTATTGGCTTGTGTACATCTATATGCTAAAATGACTTCCCCACATTGACATTTGTGCACCACCTTTAATCACTCTGGGGCAACTCTCACATCTTGCTGCATGTACATGTATACGGCTACTGTTGAAGTGTAATTGTGAGATGGACTCCAACAAGCATGTGACTGTGAGATTGTGTGTGGGAAAATGTATTTAActactccgtgtgtgtgtgtgtgtgcatgcgcatgCGTGCGcgcgcatgcacgcacacacaagcAGAGAAGGCTCTGATCTTGAACTAATCCTGCACAGGCATCCTTCCCTTTATAGATTGATTCCAGCAAAGGCAGAATAAAACAAATTTCCTATAAAGAGAATCCCGATATAAGACAAGTCATATAGTCCCATGGCCGGGGATCTCTCCACGGATGCTGAAAACTTAAACTTActactttaggaaaaaaaaagaaaaattcaatttcAGACACTGAGTTATATATGAAATTAATTAGGCTCTATTCCAACagttgtttacattttaaatagtcCATATTGAGTTTAATTAAAACAAGGGATGCATGCAGTCAAATTGATAGTTTAATTCTTCAAGTGATAATATAGGAAGTTTCACCTTGCCTTTGTCCAAGCCCCACCTATTAAAACCCTTTACTCACAGTTTGAAACTGAAGCAGTAAACTTGTTTCCAGACATCTTTTTCAGATTGTCTTAAGCCCGAAGTTGCCTCACTTCCACTATTCTCAGCAGCCAACCAGGATTTGGCAGCTGCTCCACTGTTAGGGTTGAGGGAACAGGGATCTGTCCTGTTAGAAGTCTGTGAGCCTCAAACTCTACCTGTTCTCTGCAATCatccaaaatttgaaaaagaagctATATCCAGTGTTTCACTGCCAAACAGATTCACTACTCTTACTGATTCTTCACTGAGCTTTGCTAGTATAAGCAGAGTTCCAAGTCCCCCCTAGGGTTGTCTCTACACTTCTTTTTCATTCCAGTGGGTGGGGTTTAGCTGGGGGAAGGACATTTCATAAGGGTTAGTTGGACTGAGCAGTATGgacatttgctttttttattaCGTACTGTTGTTTTTCCTTGTTAGGTGTGCTTTGGTGGTTTTAATATTATTGTGCCAGGGATGGGGAAATGcgtggggggggggtgtgtgggAAGAGTACTTATTATTGTGTTTTCTTCAGTGTAATTGTTCTTGGTAATTGATACCtctctgttttatttctctcattctttcaaaataaaactttttgaaaTTTGGAGGAAATTGTCTGGACAAATACTGAAAATCTGGAAAGTAAGGATCATATCAAAGGATTTAGCCTCTCTTTTTCTGAGTCTggctgaaggaggagaggaaagagaagagggagtTTAATCACTTAATATGCTAATGAGGTTGCCAactttccaatttcttttttttctttttcttattttttttgagacatggtcttgctctgttgcccaggctgtagggcagtggtgtgatcacagctcactgcagtctcaatctaccaggttcaaatgatcctcccacctcagcctcctgaatagctgggactacaggcatacgccaccatgcccggctaattttttattttttgtagagacgggattttgccatggtGCCCAGTCTGGCCTcggacccctgggctcaagcagtctgcttggcccagccttccaaagtgctgggattacaggtgtgagccacctcgcctggcccaacTTTCCAATTTTATTTACGTTCCCCCACACTTTTGTGATGTTAGCACACAAGACAGAAAGCCACATAATTAGGATCTCAATACAATTTCCAGGTTTTAGGAGTTTTGCTTAATTAGGTGATGCCAAGGGAAGTTAGAAAAATGATTTTGGAGAAAATTGAAGGTGTATCAAAGATGAATCCTATCtttcactatatatatgtatatatttccacAAAGTGGTACAAGTTGCACTGCCACAGACTTGTCACATTAGGCAAGATATTTCACCACTCAGGGCTCCAGTTTCATCATCTACAAAAAGAAGGATGTTGAAACCTTAAATTTACTtccaatttacatttctttgagcCTATGAAACatgattaaaaacatgaaaaatgattcaagaaattttccattttattaaagaACAACATCTATCAGAAAAAATTGAAGAGCCTCAGTTGTTATGCATGATTAAATAAGAGTtagtgaaactattctgaaaacCATATATGATGTGGTAAAGTTATTTTTGCTGTATCCTTTCCCAACTGCATAAACTTTGATTATTCATCTCTAAGATTGCAGTCCTCCCCGCCCCCCGCCAAGTTTGCCTAAAGTTTATAGGTATGTTTTGGTCTCAACAACTCAGTGAGAGTcattaaatttatcttttctctcttatTCCTACTCTAATAAGAGATTAAATTAGGGACTAAGCTGAGAGCTCAGACTAAACCCTTGCTGTTTTTAAGGTCAATTAACTCCTCATGGTTAGGAATAGTTACATGTTGACAGCCGGTTTCTAGAAAACCTTGGAGGATATCCATACCCATTCTCGGTAAAAGGAGGGCAGATCCAGCCTTTCTTTCCTCCCACGCCCTGGGTTCACAAGGGGAAAGCGACAGGCCCTTTAACTGAAGTCTCGGTCAGGGAGAAGCCACCTTTATTGTGAAATTTGCGGTTTCACATTTTCCTACAAAGTCCCGACATCTGGGGTCAGCCTAGGCAAAATAATCACTATAATTGATCATGTTAAATTCAAGAACCGAGACACGAATTGTCCCGTTATACGCAAAATGACGAATGCGAATATTATATTCTTAGCACAGTGGGAACGCCAGCCAATCAGCTGATTCCAGCAGCAACGGCCCACTCGCTGCGCTCCTCACAGGCCCAGGTGGGTGGCGCAAGCCGCTCTCCGTAATTGGGTCTACGTCAGCGTCGTCGCGCGCGCCACCTCCCGCCACCGAGCCACCCGCCACCTCTAGCCAATCAGGCTTCAGCTGAGTGCATTGCTCCGCCCAGCCGCCCCCCCTGGGTCTGCGCGGAAGCGCATGCGTGGGGTGGAGTCACCTTCTTTGAATTCCGGAGGCGGCATTCGGTGGTCAGAGGCCTGTGGGGCTACAGGTAGAGTGTCTTAGGTGAGGAGGTACTTTTAAGCACCGCGCGAAATGGGGGCGAAGagaattttttaacttttgagggTGGGACTATCCTGCAAGGTGTGACTGCGGTCGGGTTTTCCCTAGCCAGTTTCGTTCCAGGGATCCTTGGGAAGCGCTGGGATGGTTCAACTGGGTGGGGTCAGAAGCTGCTCCCCTGCCTTTCTTTCCTAGGAACCTAGGAAATAACTCGGAACCTGTAACGTCCCACTGGTTTGGACATATTCCTCTCCTGATCTGGCCTCATCTGTTCCAGGGAGGTGGGATTGAGTAAGTGTCATTCCGACCATTCCTTTAGTTTTTCCTATTTGCAGCCAAAAACTTAGAAGTCATTTTTGGttcctcttcccttttccctACATCCAATTCTTTTATCACGGCCTGCTCTGTCTAACTCCAAAACATTGCATGAATCCAATCATTTTCCACCTCTACACCCTAGGCCTAGTGCAGGCTAGAGTCATCCCTCTTCTGGACTTCTGCAACAGCGTTTTATTTGGTTTCTTGCCGCTCCTTGACCTCTAACATTCTCTTCTCTGCACTGCAGCTAGCATGATCGTCAAACACAAATCAGGTGGTATTGCTCCCCTCTCtaacctttcccccttccccTGTGTTTTCCCATGACacttaaaatccaaactccttactGTGGCCTGCAAATCCCAATATGATCTTAGTCCCTGGCTACGTTCTGACTTCATCGCTTATTACCTTTTACctctttcattccactccctccagaCTGATGTTactactctttcttttcttttctcttttcttttctttctttctctctctctccttccctccctccctttctttctttcctttcttctttcttttgacagagttgggccaggcgtggtggctcacgcctgtaatcccagcactttaggaggctgagacaggtgtggatcacttgaggtcaggagttcgagaccaacctggctaacatggtgaaacccagtctctactaaaatacaacaaatagccaggtgtggtggtgtgcgcctgtaattccacctacttgggaggcagagacaggagaattgcttgaacccgggaggtggaggttgtggtgagccaagatagagatcgcgccactgcactccagcctgggtgacagagtgagactgtctcaaaaaaaaaaaagaaacaatgtctcactatgttgccctcagcttcccaaagtgctgggattataggtgtgacccaccttgcccagccaagcTGCTGTTTCTTTAACACATAAAGCTCTTTTTGCTTTAAGGTCTTAGTCTTAGCatgtcttcctcttctctctccatgAAATACTCTTCCACCAGATCTTcacagggctggttccttcttgGCATTCAAATCTCAGTTTAAAGGTCACCTCAGAGAGGTTTTCTCTGAACACTTATTACAAAGTTACAATGTAGCTTCCCATCTTCATTTCTATCACATCACTGTGTATTATATTcattattgtttactttttttccttttttttagacaaagtcttgctctgtcacccaggctggagtgcagtggcgcaatcacggctctctgcagcctcgacctcccgggttcaagttattctcctgcctcaccctcctgagtagataggactacaggcatgtgctgctacgcctagctaattttttaaatcttaagtaGAGACattgtctcactgtgttgcccagactggtcttgaactcctaggttgaAGGgatcttccagcctctgcctcccgaagtgctgtattacaggtgtgaactaccatgccCAGTCTTAGTTGTATACTTATTTATTGACTCTCTCTTCCCCCTTCAGTGTAAGTGTGATGAGAGCAGAGATCttgattgttttattattttatccctGGTAACTAGACTTGTGCTTGGCAAATAGATGACATTTAGTAATTATTTATTAAGCGAATAAATGGGAATATTTGTCTCCTGAAAATGCTTAGTCTGGCCACCAGTTTGGCTTTTGAACTATGCAGCTTTAACTTAGCACTGACAAATTAAGGAGCATAAAGATTAAAAGCAAAATCAAGGAGAAGTGGGGAAAATAGGAGTGGAGAAAGTAAGATTGAGTTATTGAGATggattagtttttttgtttgttgtttgttttgagtcaggatctcgctgtgtcactcagactggagtgcagtagtgcaatctctgctcactgcagccttcacctcctgggttcaagtgattctcctgcctcagcctcccaagtagctgggattacaggtgtgtgccaccatgcccaactagtttttgtattttttagcagagacagggtttcctcatattggccaggctggtctcaaactcctgtacgcctgacctcaagtcaggcccaccttggcctcccagagtgctgggattacaggcatgagccaccatgcccggccgagatGGATTAGTTTTGGACCCACTTATATGACATAGCCATTCTAAGAGAGAACTTGCTTATGTTACCTGTATTCTTACTGGTTTCTTCCACTAGAAAGCTAGTTCAGCTGATGAATGTTACCTTGTCAGgttgtttctatttctatttagGGCAAGGACTTTCTGAGAAAGTCAACCTCTAGATTTTGTTTCCTGGATTGTTGTCAACTTATTTATTGCATGCCTGTTGTATGCTAGCTATTGTATACTAAATACTGGAAACACACCCTGTCTCTGGAGAAAAAAGGACTATTTGGCTGATTAATGATAACTTAACACTTGTTTCTGTGTAGAACATATGCAGTAATGTCACCTCAAAAGAGAGTTAAGAACGTCCAGGCACAAAAGAGGACTTCACAAGGTAGTAGTAGTTTTCAGACCACGCTTTCAGCCTGGAAAGTAAAACAGGATCCAAGCAACTCAAAGAATATCTCAAAACATGGACAAAACAATCCAGTGGGAGATTATGAACATGCTGATGATCAAGCTGAAGAAGATGCTTTGCAAATGGCAGTGGGATATTTTGAGAAAGGTAAAGGTGGATTGTTTTCCTTATGGAACtcctatttctgtaaaaatattctagtctttttttcttaatttttaaaggaaagcatAATTTTGCTCATTCatgcttttgtttatttaatagaCATTGAGCAATTACTACATATCAGTATGCTAGGCACTAGggacacaacaacaaaacttttttttttcttttttttttctttctttctttcttattattatactttaggttttagggtacatgtgcgcaatgtgcaggttagttacatatgtatacatgtgccatgctggtgcgctgcacccactaactggtcatctagcattaggtatatctcccaatgctatccctccccccaccccacaacagtccccagagtgtgattccccttcctgtgtccatgtgttctcattgttcaattcccacctatgagtgagaatatgcggtgtttggttttttgttcttgcaatagtttactgagaat of the Pongo abelii isolate AG06213 chromosome X, NHGRI_mPonAbe1-v2.0_pri, whole genome shotgun sequence genome contains:
- the TMEM35A gene encoding novel acetylcholine receptor chaperone, translating into MASPRTVTIVALSVALGLFFVFMGTIKLTPRLSKDAYSEMKRAYKSYVRALPLLKKMGINSILLRKSIGALEVACGIVMTLVPGRPKDVANFFLLLLVLAVLFFHQLVGDPLKRYAHALVFGILLTCRLLIARKPEDRSSEKKPLPGNAEEQPSLYEKAPQGKVKVS